A window of the Pongo abelii isolate AG06213 chromosome 10, NHGRI_mPonAbe1-v2.0_pri, whole genome shotgun sequence genome harbors these coding sequences:
- the MANSC4 gene encoding MANSC domain-containing protein 4 codes for MHVAVVAVNVILLLSMGWTADSLCSPTIFYRDCWIRRFPGLLINLEESQKLGAQFLKYYSESTGQKCSRSCCLRKDVSCNLAVFYHNPIHDNINCLHVHCPTLESCILEPGTSAILYNITDGIDPDLLVFEQSPTYLNTRSSSNRWDRLRILKAMNLDKQTTMINGMPPSTEAPSSTTHQDLVVNTNSTGYSKELTTDFWARFTSLNESITTKINKVSPSTDFISNPDNKTISPFFVPIDTKLSHVPVPPRLNSSKQLLNKTKGYSSRNHTSANEDEVSVTSKTWLVSVALCTSVIFLGCCIVILASGCCGKQQGQYKLGQRKSGSLQIKNHNHMKENSS; via the exons ATGCATGTGGCAGTGGTAGCAGTGAACGTGATATTGCTCCTAAGCATGGGGTGGACAGCAGACTCTCTCTGCTCACCCACAATTTTTTACAGAGACTGCTGGATCCGTCGCTTCCCAGGTCTTCTAATCAATCTGGAGGAGTCTCAAAAGCTGGGAGCCCAGTTCTTGAAGTATTATTCTGAAAGCACTGGCCAGAAGTGCAGTAGGAGCTGCTGTCTTCGGAAGGATG TTTCCTGTAACCTGGCTGTCTTCTACCACAATCCTATTCATGACAATATCAACTGCCTCCATGTTCACTGCCCAACACTGGAGAGCTGTATATTAGAGCCTGGAACCAGTGCCATTTTGTACAACATAACAGACG gtaTAGATCCGGATTTGCTGGTTTTTGAACAATCTCCCACGTATCTAAACACTCGTTCTTCATCCAATAGATGGGACAGACTAAGGATTCTAAAAGCTATGAATTTAGATAAACAAACCACCATGATAAATGGTATGCCACCATCCACAGAGGCTCCATCCTCAACCACGCATCAAGATTTGGTTGTAAATACAAACAGTACTGGTTATTCTAAGGAATTAACCACAGATTTTTGGGCAAGATTTACTTCCCTGAATGAGTCCATTACCACAAAGATAAATAAGGTGTCACCAAGTACTGATTTCATCAGCAATCCAGATAATAAGactatttctcctttctttgtaCCCATAGACACAAAACTTTCTCATGTGCCTGTTCCACCCCGACTCAACAGTAGCAAACAATTACTAAACAAAACCAAAGGATACAGTAGCAGAAACCACACATCTGCGAATGAAGATGAGGTATCTGTGACTTCAAAGACTTGGCTGGTTTCTGTGGCCCTTTGCACCTCTGTCATCTTTCTCGGCTGTTGTATAGTCATCCTGGCATCTGGATGCTGTGGAAAGCAGCAGGGCCAGTATAAACTAGGACAGAGAAAATCAGGATCCTTGCAAATTAAAAACCATAACCATATGAAGGAGAACTCTTCATAG